The DNA region aagtagttaaaacgctgtcagttccacttcaaGGTAGCTAAGTGAGACAAATCATTGTCTTTGGAGGTATGAAATCATAGCTATTGTTAACCATGAGTGTAATCAATTAGTTGATTTGAACAATGATTTTTGAATATTTAACCATTTCAGTGTTGTAATATATGTGACTTTTTTCTTAATCTCCAGGAAACCTGACATCCAGGTTCCCTACTTGTACTTTGACATGGGGGTATCAGTTCTTTGTGCCAGCTTCATGTCCTTTGGGGTGAAGAGGAGGTGGTTTGCACTGGGGGCCGCCATACAGTTAGCTATCAGCACCTACGCTTCTTATATTGGTGAACAAGTGCACTATAGTGACTGGCTGAAGGTGAGTACTGCCTGTGAGGAGGAGTATATAGTGTGACAACTCCAGCTGAAGTATCCTGAGGGTAAGAAATGTTTTGTGGAGAGTGACAACTCTGTCTACATTGAGAGCTGTGCATTGTGTAGGAATGACACCACCTGTCGAAAGACAATAAATAGTGGGCTCTATTTCGTCATAATTTATTGTGGGTTAATACTGGGTGCTGGGCCCAAAAAAACGGACATGACTAAGATGATCCTATTTTAGGATGAATTAAAACATTGTGTTGAAGAAATGTAGTAAGTGTTTGAATCCCCCTTCACTACATCTCTAGGAATGCTCAACTGACCTTCTGTGTCTTATGTGATCCTGTAGGTAAGGATGTACTCCAGAACCCTGGCTATCATCGGGGGTTTCCTGGTCCTAGCCAGTGGTGCGGGGGAGGTATACAGACAGAAACATCGCACCAGATCGCTGCAGTCCACCGGACAGGTCTTCATAGGGGTCTACCTCATCTGTATGGTAAGACAAACAACCTACTTCAGTGAATTAGCTACAGTGTTTGACCTAGAAAGAAGCACTGTGATGGGAATCCCCTTCCTCCATCCTTAAAATCAATTACTGCAGACCTAGAAACCTGGATAGCAAAAGGCCTAGATTTTCCCTGATTTAAATAGCCCAGTGTCAAGTTTGACATTTGTGTCCTAATCAGatatgagagagatagagatcaaATCATTATACAACTAGGTGCAATAAACTGAATGGTGAGTCCAACAAATATACAGTAGTAGCCTAAATAACAACTTAATGCAGCGCTGTGTTCCCTCCACCAGGTGTACTCCCTCCAGCACAGTAAAGAGGACAGGATGGCCTACCTGAACCACATCCCTGGTGGGGAGATCACCCTAATGCTACTGGTGGTGCTGTTTGGAGTGCTGGCCCTGGCCTTCCTCTCTGGCTGTTATATCCGTCTAGCTTCACAGATCCTGGCAGTGGTCCTGCCCCTCATCCTGCTCTTCATCGACGGTAACCTGGGCTACTGGCACAACACGCGCCATGTAGAGTTCTGGAACCAGTTGAAGCTGATGGGGCATAACGTGGGTATTTTCGGGGCTGTGCTGATTCTGGCTACAGACGGTTGAATGGAATGGACACCTTGGCAGACTATCAGAAGAGAGGCCAATACTTAACATGTGACTGAAGCTACATTTAGtgtttcaaatggcaccctattccctatatattgcactacttttgaccaaagcttTGGCCAAAATAATGCATTATATTGGGAATGCGGTGccacctggtcaaaagtagtgcactatattgggaataaggtgccatgtGAGACTTATACAGTCTTTCTGGATCCTCAGATGAACTGATCCTCACTTACAGCAGAAGATGCATGGTGATTGGACGCTAATCCCTGCCTGACAGACAGCCATGTGGGTAGACCTTATCGTTAACTACCTGTCCAACTTTGCTTCTGCAGAAAATAGATATGAGCCCTGTTgagtttttacattttttatactgaacaaaaatacataaCGCAACAAATAACtattttacagttcatataaggaaattagccaattcaaataaataaattaagccctaacctatggatttcacaaaagggctttattacagacaaatactcagtttcatcagctgtctgggtggctggtctcagacgatcct from Oncorhynchus nerka isolate Pitt River linkage group LG16, Oner_Uvic_2.0, whole genome shotgun sequence includes:
- the tmem101 gene encoding transmembrane protein 101, with amino-acid sequence MAAPSSRQVLRRLCQFGAFILTRFGFWNCFTMLMLFAERADVKRKPDIQVPYLYFDMGVSVLCASFMSFGVKRRWFALGAAIQLAISTYASYIGEQVHYSDWLKVRMYSRTLAIIGGFLVLASGAGEVYRQKHRTRSLQSTGQVFIGVYLICMVYSLQHSKEDRMAYLNHIPGGEITLMLLVVLFGVLALAFLSGCYIRLASQILAVVLPLILLFIDGNLGYWHNTRHVEFWNQLKLMGHNVGIFGAVLILATDG